A single region of the Actinoplanes sp. SE50/110 genome encodes:
- a CDS encoding acyltransferase — translation MNTNTNEPFIHPSADVEDGARIGAGTKVWHIAHIRSSATVGDDTVIGRNVYLDANAVVGSRVKIQNNVSVYQGVTIEDEVFVGPCVVFTNDLRPRAQNPDWTITPTLIRRGASIGANATLVCGIEVGEFAMIAAGSVVTKDVAPYQLVRGNPARPAGWVDEKGEIVSRDPERRP, via the coding sequence ATGAACACCAACACCAACGAGCCGTTCATCCACCCCTCGGCGGACGTGGAGGACGGCGCCCGGATCGGGGCCGGCACCAAGGTCTGGCACATCGCCCACATCCGCTCCAGCGCGACGGTCGGTGACGACACGGTGATCGGCCGCAACGTCTACCTGGACGCGAACGCGGTGGTCGGCAGCCGGGTCAAGATCCAGAACAATGTCTCGGTCTACCAGGGCGTCACCATCGAGGACGAGGTCTTCGTCGGCCCCTGCGTCGTCTTCACCAACGACCTGCGGCCGCGCGCGCAGAACCCGGACTGGACGATCACCCCGACCCTGATCCGCCGCGGCGCGTCGATCGGCGCCAACGCGACGCTGGTCTGCGGCATCGAGGTGGGCGAGTTCGCGATGATCGCGGCCGGGTCGGTCGTCACCAAGGACGTCGCGCCGTACCAGTTGGTGCGCGGCAACCCGGCACGGCCCGCCGGCTGGGTCGACGAGAAGGGCGAGATCGTCAGCCGGGATCCGGAGCGACGCCCGTAA
- a CDS encoding GPP34 family phosphoprotein, which produces MTSIPLAEELLLLAYDDQTGKATGSRIGLDLGMAAAVLIDLALAGRVAYVDGYLQVKDETPTGDTIADAVLTKVAGDPPHTPAQWLQRLRHRLRTRVLEDLCARGVVKDVDETQLDYIHVHRYPTTDPAFEAEIRGRLAEALTSDKTPSERTAALCTLLCAARMEPALKLPADQAEQAHRRLEEISAGAGFAAGANLEDSIVRPSVALVVATLGKAISAALGAPKAV; this is translated from the coding sequence ATGACCTCCATTCCGCTCGCCGAGGAACTCCTACTTCTCGCGTACGACGATCAGACGGGTAAAGCGACCGGCTCCCGGATCGGGCTCGATCTCGGCATGGCCGCCGCCGTGCTGATCGATCTCGCGCTGGCGGGCCGGGTCGCCTACGTCGACGGCTACCTGCAGGTCAAGGACGAGACGCCGACCGGCGACACGATCGCCGACGCGGTGCTGACCAAGGTGGCCGGCGACCCGCCGCACACCCCGGCCCAGTGGCTGCAGCGCCTGCGCCACCGGCTGCGCACCCGGGTCCTGGAGGACCTGTGCGCCCGCGGTGTGGTCAAGGACGTGGATGAGACCCAGCTCGACTACATCCACGTGCACCGCTACCCGACCACCGACCCGGCCTTCGAGGCGGAGATCCGCGGCCGTCTGGCCGAGGCGCTCACCTCGGACAAGACGCCGTCCGAGCGCACCGCGGCGCTGTGCACGCTGCTCTGTGCCGCCCGCATGGAGCCGGCCCTGAAACTCCCCGCCGACCAGGCCGAGCAGGCCCACCGCCGGCTTGAGGAGATCTCCGCGGGCGCCGGCTTCGCGGCCGGCGCCAACCTGGAGGACTCCATCGTGCGCCCCAGCGTCGCGCTGGTGGTCGCCACCCTGGGCAAGGCGATCTCAGCCGCCCTCGGCGCTCCCAAGGCGGTCTGA